The following nucleotide sequence is from Plectropomus leopardus isolate mb unplaced genomic scaffold, YSFRI_Pleo_2.0 unplaced_scaffold73131, whole genome shotgun sequence.
tgttattttcCTGATCTTGTCGAGCAGCTCGTTGACCTGAGATCGATCCTCCGCTTCGTTATTGAAGACGTGGTACTGACCGTTACATTTGGCCACAAGTTCCTTCAGTTCTTCGCTGTCCTCCAAGAACTCCTCGATGGGTTTCCCTCTGAGCAGGTCACCG
It contains:
- the LOC121940060 gene encoding GTPase IMAP family member 2-like; translated protein: GDLLRGKPIEEFLEDSEELKELVAKCNGQYHVFNNEAEDRSQVNELLDKIRKITEKNGGGHYTTEMFQEAEKAIEEEKRRILKER